The genome window TTAGTGAAGGGATCAACCACCACTGACCAGGGAACCAAGCCCACAATGGCACAGCTATAGGAAACAGCAACAACCTGGCAGAGCTAGCACAGATTCACACAGGTACCAGAGGACCCCTTCCACCAGTGAGcctgagcagctgctgcccttCTGTGCTTCTGAGACACCCAACCCCAAGTGCCAGAAATTAATAGAGGGAAAGGCTCaagttgtgtttgctttgtgttctATGCAGCTGCAACACGATCATCCCCTTGGATCAGCTTTCCTCCCACACGCAGGTAAGGGGGAAGCCACAGTCTCTGGGCGCTGGGCAGTAACTGGATCCTGCAGACCCAGATACAGACACTGCCCCAAAAGCCTCTGCCAGGGAGAAACTGCCTCTGGTGTTGACACAgaccctgctgcagggagagctCCCACCACCATGCAGGTAAGTGATTTGGATCATTACTCAGGGTGCTAGCATGAGGCTTCTATGATTCAAACTGTGCCAAGAACTCAGGCCACGTACCAAAGGCTCACCTTTGAGGACATACGTTAACATTAGAGATCTTCGTTAGCATCTCAGGCCACCAGTAGCAGGTTAAAAACAGTCAGAAAACATTAATAGTGAGGTATTCCTCAGTATTTCTACACATGGATGCACAAAATGCCTCCCAGAGCAATGTCCTTCTCAGCTTGGGATCTTGCTGCACCACAAGAAGTAGGGATGCTTTGGTTTCTAGGGAGAGTCTTGCACTAATGATACAGAGACCACGGTCTAGAAGTTGTGATTGTTTTGCATGGATATGTTCTAAGCAGAGGGAAGCTTCTGTACTGTAGTAGCAAGAGAATCCAGTGTCTGTgtcttctcctccccagctgaCACTCTGCAGGCTACGGACTCACCAGTGGTGCTTCATTCTCTTCAATGTCCTGCTTTTCCACGTGCTGCTTTTTGGAGCAGACTTACTGGAGGAATACTTCCTGCGGTCATTGCCTCTTTCTTACACCGATGCAAAGACTCTTGAAATCAGGGAGCGGGCCAGGCAGCTCAATACGGAGCCTCTGAAGGCAAACCTCTCTTACATCAGCCACAGCCCAGCGACGTGCTCCGATCAAGAGGTATTTCTGCTCATTCTTGTCTTCAGCAGCCCAGAGAACAGGACGAGACGCAACGTGATCAGGCAGACATGGGGCAATGTGACAGACACCAGAGGTTACACTGTCCTCACGCTGTTTGCTTTAGGAAAGCCTGCTTCAGTAACCACCCAGCTGGAGATCGATGAGGAGTCTCAAGAGCACAGAGACATTATTGAAGGCAGTTTCATTGATTCTCCTGGGACACAGACACAGAAGATGTTGATGAGCGTGGAGTGGACAGTGACTTCCTGCTCCCATGCACAGTATATCCTTAAAGCAGATGAAGACATGTTTGTTGGTGTTCCCAGTCTGGCTGAATACTTGCTTAGTTTAACACAACTCGAGGACATCTACATTGGAAGGGTCATTCATCAAGGAGTGCCCAACAGAGACCCTGCTAGCCCTGGCTTTGTTCCCATCCTTCAATACCCAGAGGAGCTTTACCCAGATTACTGTGAAGGGAGCGCCTTCATCATGTCACAGGATGTCGCTCGCAAGGTGTTTGTGGCCTCCAAGGAGGTGGCAGGGTCAGTGCCCCCCGATGTCTTTGTTGGGATCTGTGCTAAGAAAGCTGGCATCACTCCCATTCACAGCTCCCGGTTTTCTGGGCAGAAACACATCAGCTACAATCGATGCTGCTACAAATTCATTTTCACCTCTTCCAACATGGAAGAGGACGAGTTATTTAAAGACTGGAAGGAAACAAGCGATGGGAAAGATTGCTCTTTACTGGAAACTTACTACAGTCTGGTGTCCTGCAAGGTTTTGACCTATATTGACAAGTTCAAACAGTTTAACTTGGATGGAATAAAAAATGAGGTGCTTCATTTTGTCAATTAAGATTTAATGTTTGTGAAGGAagtctgaatttccttttaCCAGCTGTTTTATCCTTTAACATCAGGAATAACAATGTCCTCTCAAGGTTAGGTCTCTTTCCTTCCACAGCAGATGAATTCTCAGTGCTGTAGTGTGttagagcagcagagctggatgtACTGTTAACTAAAGTACCTACAAGTGCACGAATACAAGTAAAACAGAATATTCCAAGAAACTTTGTCTGTGTCCAGTGTTTTCAGGCTTTTGAAGTTCTCTACCTTATGTCAATGCTCCTTCTACACCTGAGGCATCATCTACCCCAAAATCTTTTGTACCAAAGGGGAATCTTCCTGCCCACAATAGGGAGCTACTTCTGAGCAGCCCATTTTACAGCACCAGTGGAACTAGAGAACAGCTTAGAGTGGGAACAGACATCAAACCATCATGGGAATTGCTCAGGCGAGCAGCCCAGGGAGACTGTGGGCAAGAAATCTAACTTACCTGCTAGAGTCGTGTAGTTCTGTTAGTGATGGCATCAGAGGAACACTGGCACAAGCAGCTTAATGCCACAGTTACACTGGAGAAGAGTA of Melopsittacus undulatus isolate bMelUnd1 chromosome 11, bMelUnd1.mat.Z, whole genome shotgun sequence contains these proteins:
- the B3GALT9 gene encoding beta-1,3-galactosyltransferase 9, with translation MQLTLCRLRTHQWCFILFNVLLFHVLLFGADLLEEYFLRSLPLSYTDAKTLEIRERARQLNTEPLKANLSYISHSPATCSDQEVFLLILVFSSPENRTRRNVIRQTWGNVTDTRGYTVLTLFALGKPASVTTQLEIDEESQEHRDIIEGSFIDSPGTQTQKMLMSVEWTVTSCSHAQYILKADEDMFVGVPSLAEYLLSLTQLEDIYIGRVIHQGVPNRDPASPGFVPILQYPEELYPDYCEGSAFIMSQDVARKVFVASKEVAGSVPPDVFVGICAKKAGITPIHSSRFSGQKHISYNRCCYKFIFTSSNMEEDELFKDWKETSDGKDCSLLETYYSLVSCKVLTYIDKFKQFNLDGIKNEVLHFVN